One Lucilia cuprina isolate Lc7/37 chromosome 4, ASM2204524v1, whole genome shotgun sequence DNA segment encodes these proteins:
- the LOC111690547 gene encoding dopamine receptor 2 isoform X1, producing the protein MIMNNAIGRIGNVTSSNFINTNRSVPYWEYAALLQPLAANIPRAHNMAAQQAQKEQHPPELLLQQSNLPAFSRNDNHSPASAPSTAETTQTPASQFYSSFNISDDLFYYFNGFLERGNAPEVSTSPTPVETITTPAETFNVTSIPQEPDFSEFLSALPNDRVSLLSFLFLFSFATVFGNSLVILAVIRERYLHTATNYFITSLAVADCLVGLVVMPFSALYEVLENTWFFGTDWCDIWRSLDVLFSTASILNLCVISLDRYWAITDPFSYPMRMTVKRAAALICAVWVCSSAISFPAIVWWRAARDGEMPAYKCTFTEHLGYLVFSSTISFYLPLLVMVFTYCRIYRAAVIQTRSLKIGTKQVLMASGELQLTLRIHRGGTTREPSTSSHHQALHGSLGGAPSGGSQHHPHSHHHHRTSHHNHSAAGTTTSTPEEPDDEPLSALQNNGLARHRHMGGKNFSWSRKLAKFAKEKKAAKTLGIVMGVFIVCWLPFFVVNLLSGFCMECIEHEEIVSAVVTWLGWINSGMNPVIYACWSRDFRRAFVRILCVCCPRKIRRKYQPTMRSKSQLSSCSSCSGSSNCGRNSVVHHHHHHHPHHHQEQLQQQQQQQFQRERSCTRCQSFHRHHHRQRRRSSGVHYTAATNVMSNTTKAIVTVTPPITAGGASRLSTATTTSVSPTSLTSLSLASPCNLNNSGHLSGGATTPLHPGVSKHCTFALTPITIAPPPNKVSFLSTAKFHTNSINSSSATIATTPTLPQPPPNTLAAAAAAISSIITPSTPPTPAIVDEDETAMVDLMNSHIHPKLEMRPSVTSQITTVEDVDEICKLPLDDECVDAVIHHQHRYSSPSSNSSLSLSSSAVMTRDNIVP; encoded by the exons ATGATAATGAATAATGCAATCGGCCGCATTGGAAACGTTACATCATCCAACTTTATCAATACTAATAGATCTGTGCCATATTGGGAATATGCCGCCTTGCTACAACCACTGGCCGCGAACATACCGAGAGCACATAATATGGCTGCGCAACAGGCACAGAAAGAACAACATCCGCCAGAGCTGTTGCTGCAGCAATCAAACTTACCCGCCTTCTCAAGAAACGACAATCACAGCCCTGCATCAGCGCCGTCTACGGCAGAGACCACTCAAACACCTGCGTCACAATTCTATTCGAGTTTCAATATCTCAGATGATCTCTTTTACTACTTCAATGGGTTCCTGGAGCGTGGAAACGCTCCGGAAGTCTCAACCTCGCCGACACCTGTTGAAACTATTACCACACCCGCGGAAACCTTCAACGTCACGAGCATACCTCAAGAGCCGGACTTTAGCGAGTTCCTCAGTGCATTGCCCAATGATCGTGTTAGCCTGCTGTCCTTCctatttctcttttcttttgcCACTGTGTTCGGTAACTCACTGGTCATCTTGGCCGTCATAAGGGAGCGTTATCTCCATACAgccacaaattattttattacaagtCTGGCGGTGGCTGATTGTCTGGTTGGCTTGGTTGTGATGCCTTTTTCCGCCCTTTACGAGGTGCTGGAGAATACTTGGTTCTTTGGGACGGATTGGTGTGATATTTGGCGCTCATTGGATGTTCTCTTCAGTACGGCTTCCATACTCAATCTTTGTGTAATATCGCTGGATCGATATTGGGCTATAACAGATCCCTTCTCATATCCTATGCGCATGACTGTAAAAAGAGCTGCCGCTCTTATATGCGCAGTATGGGTGTGTTCGAGTGCCATAAGTTTTCCTGCGATAGTGTGGTGGCGTGCAGCCCGTGATGGCGAGATGCCTGCCTACAAGTGTACCTTTACGGAGCACTTGGGATATCTGGTCTTTTCCTCTACAATATCCTTTTATCTGCCGTTACTCGTGATGGTATTTACGTATTGTCGTATTTATAGGGCGGCCGTAATACAAACTCGTTCACTGAAGATCGGTACCAAACAGGTACTCATGGCCTCCGGTGAACTACAGTTAACGTTACGTATCCATCGTGGCGGTACCACACGAGAACCCTCGACCAGCTCTCACCATCAGGCGCTGCACGGTTCGCTGGGTGGGGCGCCGAGTGGCGGATCGCAACATCACCCCCACTCACATCACCATCACCGCACTTCGCACCACAATCACAGTGCCGCGGGGACAACCACCTCAACGCCGGAGGAACCGGACGACGAACCTCTATCGGCATTACAGAACAATGGTTTGGCACGGCATCGTCACATGGGCGGCAAGAATTTCTCATGGTCTCGCAAACTGGCAAAATTCGCCAAAGAAAAGAAAGCTGCCAAAACTTTGGGCATTGTCATGGGTGTGTTTATTGTTTGTTGGCTGCCATTTTTCGTTGTAAATTTGCTGTCAGGCTTTTGTATGGAGTGCATAGAACACGAAGAAATTGTTTCAGCGGTTGTTACTTGGTTGGGCTGGATTAATTCCGGCATGAATCCTGTAATTTATGCATGCTGGAGCAGAGATTTCCGAAG AGCTTTTGTGCGTATATTGTGTGTATGTTGTCCACGTAAAATACGGCGAAAATATCAACCAACGATGCGTTCAAAATCTCAG CTTAGCAGTTGCAGCTCCTGCAGTGGGAGTAGCAACTGCGGTAGAAATAGTGTGGTACACCATCACCACCACCATCACCCGCATCATCATCAAGAACAactgcagcaacaacagcagcagcaatttCAACGCGAACGTTCCTGTACACGATGTCAAAGTTTCCATCGACACCACCACCGGCAAAGGAGAAGATCCTCGGGTGTTCATTACACTGCAGCCACCAATGTGATGTCGAATACCACCAAGGCCATAGTGACGGTAACACCACCCATTACTGCCGGTGGTGCATCACGTTTATCTACGGCAACCACAACATCCGTATCGCCAACATCTTTAACCAGTCTATCATTGGCATCTCCCTGCAATTTAAACAATTCCGGTCACTTGAGCGGTGGTGCAACAACACCACTGCATCCTGGTGTCAGTAAACATTGCACATTTGCCTTGACCCCTATCACGATAGCACCACCGCCAAACAAGGTGTCTTTCCTATCAACCGCAAAATTCCATACGAATTCTATCAATTCAAGTAGTGCAACAATTGCAACCACTCCAACACTACCACAACCACCACCCAACACTCTTGCTGCCGCCGCAGCAGCAATTTCTTCAATTATTACGCCTTCAACACCGCCGACACCTGCAATTGTTGATGAAGATGAAACTGCCATGGTCGATTTAATGAATTCGCACATTCATCCGAAATTGGAAATGCGACCAAGTGTTACAAGTCAAATTACCACAGTGGAAGATGTTGATGAAATTTGTAAACTTCCGCTGGACGATGAATGCGTCGATGCTGTCATTCATCATCAACATCGCTATTCCAGTCCATCGTCCAATTCCTCGTTATCGTTATCTTCGTCCGCTGTTATGACACGTGATAACATTGTTCCTTAA
- the LOC111690547 gene encoding dopamine receptor 2 isoform X2, which translates to MIMNNAIGRIGNVTSSNFINTNRSVPYWEYAALLQPLAANIPRAHNMAAQQAQKEQHPPELLLQQSNLPAFSRNDNHSPASAPSTAETTQTPASQFYSSFNISDDLFYYFNGFLERGNAPEVSTSPTPVETITTPAETFNVTSIPQEPDFSEFLSALPNDRVSLLSFLFLFSFATVFGNSLVILAVIRERYLHTATNYFITSLAVADCLVGLVVMPFSALYEVLENTWFFGTDWCDIWRSLDVLFSTASILNLCVISLDRYWAITDPFSYPMRMTVKRAAALICAVWVCSSAISFPAIVWWRAARDGEMPAYKCTFTEHLGYLVFSSTISFYLPLLVMVFTYCRIYRAAVIQTRSLKIGTKQVLMASGELQLTLRIHRGGTTREPSTSSHHQALHGSLGGAPSGGSQHHPHSHHHHRTSHHNHSAAGTTTSTPEEPDDEPLSALQNNGLARHRHMGGKNFSWSRKLAKFAKEKKAAKTLGIVMGVFIVCWLPFFVVNLLSGFCMECIEHEEIVSAVVTWLGWINSGMNPVIYACWSRDFRRAFVRILCVCCPRKIRRKYQPTMRSKSQCHVAAAMVAASTSFGYSSVNQFDGNRSIM; encoded by the exons ATGATAATGAATAATGCAATCGGCCGCATTGGAAACGTTACATCATCCAACTTTATCAATACTAATAGATCTGTGCCATATTGGGAATATGCCGCCTTGCTACAACCACTGGCCGCGAACATACCGAGAGCACATAATATGGCTGCGCAACAGGCACAGAAAGAACAACATCCGCCAGAGCTGTTGCTGCAGCAATCAAACTTACCCGCCTTCTCAAGAAACGACAATCACAGCCCTGCATCAGCGCCGTCTACGGCAGAGACCACTCAAACACCTGCGTCACAATTCTATTCGAGTTTCAATATCTCAGATGATCTCTTTTACTACTTCAATGGGTTCCTGGAGCGTGGAAACGCTCCGGAAGTCTCAACCTCGCCGACACCTGTTGAAACTATTACCACACCCGCGGAAACCTTCAACGTCACGAGCATACCTCAAGAGCCGGACTTTAGCGAGTTCCTCAGTGCATTGCCCAATGATCGTGTTAGCCTGCTGTCCTTCctatttctcttttcttttgcCACTGTGTTCGGTAACTCACTGGTCATCTTGGCCGTCATAAGGGAGCGTTATCTCCATACAgccacaaattattttattacaagtCTGGCGGTGGCTGATTGTCTGGTTGGCTTGGTTGTGATGCCTTTTTCCGCCCTTTACGAGGTGCTGGAGAATACTTGGTTCTTTGGGACGGATTGGTGTGATATTTGGCGCTCATTGGATGTTCTCTTCAGTACGGCTTCCATACTCAATCTTTGTGTAATATCGCTGGATCGATATTGGGCTATAACAGATCCCTTCTCATATCCTATGCGCATGACTGTAAAAAGAGCTGCCGCTCTTATATGCGCAGTATGGGTGTGTTCGAGTGCCATAAGTTTTCCTGCGATAGTGTGGTGGCGTGCAGCCCGTGATGGCGAGATGCCTGCCTACAAGTGTACCTTTACGGAGCACTTGGGATATCTGGTCTTTTCCTCTACAATATCCTTTTATCTGCCGTTACTCGTGATGGTATTTACGTATTGTCGTATTTATAGGGCGGCCGTAATACAAACTCGTTCACTGAAGATCGGTACCAAACAGGTACTCATGGCCTCCGGTGAACTACAGTTAACGTTACGTATCCATCGTGGCGGTACCACACGAGAACCCTCGACCAGCTCTCACCATCAGGCGCTGCACGGTTCGCTGGGTGGGGCGCCGAGTGGCGGATCGCAACATCACCCCCACTCACATCACCATCACCGCACTTCGCACCACAATCACAGTGCCGCGGGGACAACCACCTCAACGCCGGAGGAACCGGACGACGAACCTCTATCGGCATTACAGAACAATGGTTTGGCACGGCATCGTCACATGGGCGGCAAGAATTTCTCATGGTCTCGCAAACTGGCAAAATTCGCCAAAGAAAAGAAAGCTGCCAAAACTTTGGGCATTGTCATGGGTGTGTTTATTGTTTGTTGGCTGCCATTTTTCGTTGTAAATTTGCTGTCAGGCTTTTGTATGGAGTGCATAGAACACGAAGAAATTGTTTCAGCGGTTGTTACTTGGTTGGGCTGGATTAATTCCGGCATGAATCCTGTAATTTATGCATGCTGGAGCAGAGATTTCCGAAG AGCTTTTGTGCGTATATTGTGTGTATGTTGTCCACGTAAAATACGGCGAAAATATCAACCAACGATGCGTTCAAAATCTCAG TGTCATGTGGCTGCTGCCATGGTTGCTGCCTCAACATCATTTGGTTATTCGTCGGTGAATCAATTTGATGGTAATCGTTCGATTATGTGA
- the LOC111690534 gene encoding mitochondrial 2-oxoglutarate/malate carrier protein: MSNQQQEKQTQQQQQPKKNIPNGLKFVFGGAAGMGATMIVQPFDLIKTRMQISGAGSGKKEFRNSFHCIQTVVSKEGPLGLYQGIGAALLRQATYTTGRLGVYSYLNDAYRAHFNKDPNVSASMLMGVIAGACGAFIGTPAEVALVRMASDGRLPLAERRNYKNVFNALTRITTEEGLATLWRGSLPTVGRAMVVNMTQLASYSQFKTYFRTGPLQMEEGIKLHFCASMLSGLLTTITSMPLDIAKTRIQNQKYVDGKPEYRGTFDVLGRVARQEGVFALWKGFTPYYCRLGPHTVLTFIFLEQLNKSYQTFVQGKDAKSSGL; the protein is encoded by the coding sequence ATGTCTaatcaacaacaagaaaaacaaacccaacaacaacagcaaccaaaGAAAAACATTCCAAAtggtttaaaatttgtatttggcGGTGCGGCCGGTATGGGTGCTACCATGATTGTGCAACCATTTGATTTAATCAAGACACGTATGCAAATCTCTGGAGCTGGCAGTGGAAAGAAAGAATTCCGCAATTCATTTCATTGTATACAGACAGTAGTGAGCAAAGAAGGTCCACTAGGTCTTTATCAAGGTATTGGCGCTGCTCTATTACGTCAGGCCACTTATACAACAGGCCGTCTGGGTGTCTACTCTTATCTCAATGATGCGTACAGAGCACACTTTAACAAGGATCCCAATGTATCGGCAAGCATGTTGATGGGTGTGATTGCCGGTGCCTGTGGTGCCTTCATTGGTACACCTGCCGAAGTAGCTCTTGTGCGTATGGCTTCCGATGGTCGTCTTCCTTTGGCCGAAAGACGTAACTACAAGAACGTTTTTAACGCTTTGACTCGTATCACCACCGAAGAAGGTTTGGCCACTTTATGGCGTGGTAGTTTACCCACTGTGGGCCGTGCTATGGTCGTCAACATGACACAGCTAGCCTCGTACTCACAATTCAAAACATACTTCCGTACCGGTCCTTTACAAATGGAGGAAGGTATCAAATTGCACTTCTGCGCCAGTATGTTGTCCGGTTTATTGACAACAATTACCTCAATGCCTTTGGATATTGCCAAAACACGTATTCAAAACCAGAAATATGTCGATGGCAAACCAGAATATCGTGGTACTTTCGATGTATTGGGTAGAGTAGCTCGCCAAGAGGGCGTGTTTGCTCTGTGGAAGGGCTTTACTCCCTACTACTGCCGTCTGGGACCACACACAGTTTTGACATTTATTTTCTTGGAACAATTGAACAAATCCTATCAAACTTTTGTACAAGGTAAAGACGCCAAAAGTTCTGGTCTGTGA